Proteins encoded in a region of the Calditrichota bacterium genome:
- the pyrR gene encoding bifunctional pyr operon transcriptional regulator/uracil phosphoribosyltransferase PyrR, which yields MEKTVKVQLADEKGLDRSLTRLAHEILEKNRGVENLVLVGIRTRGVPLAKRLGEKIREIEGRDVPVGILDVSLYRDDFKYKQPEVRVTDIPFSIDDKNIVLVDDVLYTGRTVRSALNALMDYGRPARIQLAVLVDRGHRELPIKADFVGKNIPTSIGEEVRVRVQEVDGEDGIWLLRS from the coding sequence ATGGAAAAAACGGTAAAGGTGCAATTGGCCGATGAAAAAGGACTGGATCGCAGCCTGACACGCCTGGCACACGAAATATTGGAAAAGAATCGGGGAGTAGAAAATTTAGTCCTGGTCGGAATCCGCACGCGGGGCGTTCCCCTGGCAAAACGTCTGGGGGAAAAAATCCGGGAGATTGAAGGAAGGGATGTCCCCGTTGGGATTCTGGATGTCAGTCTTTATCGGGATGATTTTAAATATAAGCAGCCGGAAGTGCGTGTGACGGACATTCCCTTTTCAATCGATGACAAAAATATTGTGCTCGTAGATGACGTATTGTACACCGGCCGTACCGTGCGCTCCGCGCTGAATGCGCTAATGGACTACGGCCGGCCGGCGCGGATTCAGTTGGCTGTTTTAGTTGATCGGGGGCATCGGGAGCTTCCTATCAAAGCGGATTTTGTGGGAAAAAATATCCCGACCTCCATTGGCGAAGAAGTACGGGTGCGGGTGCAGGAAGTGGATGGAGAAGATGGCATCTGGCTGCTGAGGTCTTGA
- a CDS encoding DUF4900 domain-containing protein, whose amino-acid sequence MSKPIPQKIAKIVSSERGISLIAVIFVTIFMTTISVVTLSLVVTDNRVTAHHLESARAFWLSEAGIERALLWLRYQDPPPGGISPFTLYNNVSIDGDAGTYSVVIDPVDDNANTYIKQYDILSTGNDGAISRQIQIRVQMTTFGKYIYLTGSEGSGRIWFTTGDVIEGPLHSNDQISIQGSPIFLGKVTSSYSSFYEGSPYDPTFKKGYQLGVPQVTFPTFQDVNDNYWAVNNDPPPLIIDARFSKHSSIQFNADGTITYNVWHWSGGNKIYDIHNATANLSDLNGAIFVQGDVQLKGTVNGQVTVVATDDINITDDLLYADANAQGEPNPGCDDVLGLISSKNIIVANTAANRDNVVIDAAILALGNSFTVEDYDSGYFRGTLTVWGSLSQKVRGPVGTFGGSGGGGRGGMGGGGMGGGGGGSSSQTGYLKDYHYDTRFESLVPPYYPTTGAYEVTSWKEIVL is encoded by the coding sequence ATGAGTAAACCGATACCACAAAAAATAGCGAAAATAGTTTCATCTGAGAGGGGTATTTCACTCATTGCCGTGATTTTTGTGACCATTTTTATGACGACCATCAGCGTCGTAACCCTTTCGCTGGTCGTGACCGACAATCGTGTGACGGCCCACCACCTGGAATCTGCGCGGGCATTCTGGCTTTCCGAAGCCGGAATTGAACGGGCGCTCCTGTGGCTTCGCTATCAAGATCCTCCGCCCGGTGGAATTTCACCCTTTACGCTATACAATAATGTTTCCATAGACGGTGATGCCGGGACGTATTCGGTGGTGATTGATCCGGTTGATGATAATGCGAATACCTACATCAAACAATATGATATCCTTTCCACCGGAAATGACGGCGCCATTTCACGACAGATTCAGATACGCGTGCAGATGACCACGTTTGGCAAATATATCTACTTAACCGGAAGTGAGGGTTCTGGACGAATCTGGTTTACCACAGGCGATGTGATTGAGGGGCCGCTTCACAGCAACGACCAAATTTCGATTCAGGGTTCCCCCATATTCCTGGGGAAAGTGACCAGCTCCTACAGCAGTTTTTATGAAGGCTCTCCTTATGACCCAACATTTAAAAAGGGCTACCAATTGGGGGTCCCGCAAGTTACGTTTCCCACGTTTCAGGATGTAAACGACAATTATTGGGCGGTAAATAATGATCCGCCGCCGCTGATTATCGATGCGAGGTTCTCCAAACATTCCAGCATCCAGTTTAATGCGGATGGGACGATTACCTACAATGTCTGGCATTGGAGTGGGGGTAACAAAATCTACGATATTCACAACGCCACGGCAAATCTCAGTGATTTAAACGGAGCTATTTTTGTCCAGGGGGATGTTCAGCTAAAAGGAACCGTGAATGGTCAGGTAACGGTGGTGGCCACCGATGATATTAATATTACCGATGACCTTCTCTACGCCGATGCCAATGCTCAGGGCGAGCCCAATCCCGGTTGTGACGATGTACTGGGGCTTATTTCGTCGAAGAATATTATTGTGGCCAATACCGCCGCCAATCGGGACAATGTCGTAATCGACGCCGCTATTCTGGCTCTGGGGAATTCTTTTACCGTTGAAGACTATGATTCTGGCTATTTTCGAGGTACATTAACGGTCTGGGGATCACTGAGCCAGAAGGTCAGGGGGCCGGTGGGCACGTTTGGCGGAAGTGGTGGCGGTGGGCGTGGTGGAATGGGCGGGGGTGGAATGGGCGGCGGCGGGGGCGGTTCAAGCAGTCAGACGGGTTACCTGAAAGATTATCATTACGACACGCGGTTTGAAAGTTTGGTTCCCCCCTATTATCCAACGACGGGAGCCTATGAAGTGACGTCATGGAAAGAAATTGTTTTGTAA
- a CDS encoding type II secretion system protein, whose product MQFFSKKKTPGEKGFTMIELIVVIVMTSIIAGVVARFLVFGVDAYHFVDERKRALHEARLALHLMNSEFRQVRDPSGLYIAQDDKLQFVNYSNQVNTYLYSNNRLFKNGFTIAENVTSFHFYYLKADGTYLQTPVSADSLTYVWNIEASYTIQMGAQSVPFHLLVHPRNY is encoded by the coding sequence ATGCAGTTTTTTTCTAAAAAAAAGACGCCCGGGGAGAAGGGCTTCACGATGATCGAATTGATTGTTGTCATTGTGATGACCTCCATCATTGCCGGTGTTGTGGCTCGATTTTTGGTTTTCGGCGTGGATGCGTATCATTTTGTGGATGAGCGCAAGCGGGCTCTTCACGAGGCACGATTGGCTCTGCATTTAATGAACAGCGAATTTCGCCAGGTGCGGGATCCGAGCGGACTGTATATTGCTCAGGATGATAAACTTCAGTTTGTTAATTATTCTAATCAAGTGAATACCTATCTCTATTCCAACAACCGGCTGTTTAAAAACGGATTTACCATTGCGGAAAACGTGACCAGTTTTCATTTTTATTATTTAAAGGCCGACGGAACGTATCTGCAAACGCCGGTGTCCGCTGATTCCCTGACCTACGTGTGGAATATCGAAGCCAGTTACACCATCCAGATGGGAGCGCAGAGTGTTCCGTTTCATTTATTGGTTCACCCCAGAAATTATTGA
- a CDS encoding type II secretion system protein: MPKLQSKQLNGLNQPGERTRRVFRDSGRNTPWTSGKYPVKKTLADEAGLTLIELVMVIIFVSIALTALLNSFNVSITKSTDSESLTIAVQLAEEKLEEIRSDKDGRGYVYIVSDNYPQEVAPDGYANFTRTVSITDHTDYKTVSVTITHPDIPDVTLATILANY, encoded by the coding sequence ATGCCTAAATTACAATCAAAACAATTAAATGGATTAAACCAACCGGGTGAACGCACACGGCGCGTTTTTCGGGATTCCGGAAGGAACACCCCGTGGACTTCAGGAAAATATCCCGTTAAAAAAACGCTGGCAGATGAGGCCGGTTTGACCCTCATCGAACTGGTCATGGTGATTATTTTTGTGTCTATTGCATTAACGGCTCTGTTAAACAGTTTTAATGTCAGCATTACAAAATCAACGGATTCCGAATCTCTGACGATTGCCGTGCAGTTAGCTGAAGAAAAACTGGAGGAAATCCGTTCGGATAAGGACGGCAGAGGGTATGTTTATATTGTTTCTGATAATTACCCGCAGGAGGTTGCCCCCGACGGATATGCCAATTTTACACGGACGGTATCCATTACGGATCACACCGACTACAAAACGGTTTCCGTCACCATTACACATCCGGATATTCCGGATGTGACACTGGCCACGATTTTGGCAAACTATTAA
- a CDS encoding prepilin-type N-terminal cleavage/methylation domain-containing protein: protein MDDGSTRHVIFNSLLANRENVSVKTTGKQSDGFTFIEVVVVITILGILAAVAIVTLSTSSSDFQLNAAARKIISDVQYAQDLSMTTGNRVQVKFEIANNRYSLLWADDSPVPNIMGSGNFVVSLGSGAFRNVEITDTELTGGILKFDTIGEPFSNAALIFSATLIVELNHQKQIYITPYTGKLYIQ, encoded by the coding sequence GTGGATGACGGAAGCACCCGTCACGTGATTTTTAATTCGCTTTTGGCGAATCGGGAGAATGTATCTGTGAAAACAACGGGGAAGCAGTCGGACGGCTTTACATTTATCGAAGTTGTCGTGGTGATAACGATACTGGGAATACTGGCGGCGGTTGCAATTGTAACATTGAGTACGAGTTCCAGTGATTTTCAACTCAACGCCGCCGCCCGGAAAATCATTTCGGATGTTCAGTACGCTCAAGACCTTTCCATGACCACCGGGAATCGGGTGCAGGTGAAATTCGAGATTGCCAACAATCGCTACAGCCTGCTCTGGGCAGATGATTCGCCTGTCCCCAATATTATGGGCAGCGGGAATTTTGTGGTCTCCCTGGGATCCGGGGCCTTTAGGAATGTGGAAATTACGGACACCGAACTTACCGGGGGGATTCTGAAATTCGACACCATTGGCGAACCTTTTTCAAATGCTGCCCTGATTTTTTCGGCCACGCTCATTGTGGAGTTAAACCATCAAAAACAGATTTATATCACGCCTTACACGGGGAAATTATACATTCAATAG
- a CDS encoding type II secretion system protein: MFKLRNEKGFTLIELITVIVILGILAAVAIPKFVDMSGQAKAAQCKANQAAIESAAALAYAQNAASGSAAFPAWTDFTTSPEDYFANGSVPSCPSGGTYTYTQSTGTVTCSITAHQR; this comes from the coding sequence ATGTTTAAGCTACGCAATGAAAAGGGTTTCACACTGATCGAATTAATCACGGTCATTGTTATCCTGGGTATTCTGGCTGCCGTCGCCATTCCGAAATTCGTGGATATGAGCGGGCAGGCAAAAGCCGCTCAGTGTAAAGCCAATCAGGCCGCCATTGAAAGTGCAGCCGCTCTGGCCTACGCACAAAATGCAGCCAGCGGTAGTGCCGCATTCCCGGCATGGACTGATTTTACGACAAGCCCTGAAGATTATTTTGCAAACGGATCGGTTCCATCCTGCCCGTCAGGAGGTACATACACCTACACTCAATCAACGGGAACCGTTACCTGCAGCATTACGGCCCATCAACGATGA
- a CDS encoding type II secretion system F family protein: MAEFEYRAINGDGQVIQDVLDAPNIAVVADRLDNWGYVPLKIKEVKKSGMQLFDKGDKIKIDDVVLFTRQLHTLLKAGVPLLSCLEALMEQGGKNRLRKVVQDIYLSIESGSSFSDALAKHATVFPKLYISSIRAGELSGQLDDVLGRMAGVLEHEKNTRDKIKSAMRYPIIVVIALIIAFVVLIMLVVPKFASMFTQLGAQLPLPTRMLIALSQILQHDIHFIVLGIGIIVFGFKKYIKTEKGRFWWDAVKLKIPIFGDLMMKNALSRFSKMFETLNRSGLPILQTLDILSETVGNEKIGQEIQKISLGVQRGEGIARPMKRSKIFPTMVVRMIAIGEQTGSIEDMLTTISNHYDLEVDYAIKNMTDMIEPLLTITLGAFILFLALSIFLPMWNIMSLIH; encoded by the coding sequence ATGGCTGAGTTTGAATATCGCGCTATTAACGGGGATGGTCAGGTGATCCAGGATGTTCTGGATGCCCCGAATATCGCGGTTGTTGCCGATCGACTGGACAACTGGGGATATGTGCCGCTCAAAATTAAGGAAGTGAAAAAGAGCGGCATGCAGCTTTTTGATAAAGGCGATAAAATAAAAATTGACGACGTGGTTCTTTTTACGCGCCAACTGCACACGCTCTTAAAAGCCGGCGTTCCCCTGCTTTCCTGCCTGGAGGCCTTGATGGAACAGGGAGGCAAGAACAGGCTTCGGAAGGTCGTTCAGGATATTTACCTTTCCATCGAAAGCGGAAGCAGCTTTTCGGATGCCCTGGCGAAACATGCGACCGTTTTTCCCAAATTGTACATCAGTTCAATCCGGGCCGGTGAATTGAGCGGTCAATTGGACGATGTGCTGGGCCGGATGGCAGGTGTTTTGGAACACGAAAAAAATACCCGCGACAAAATAAAATCGGCCATGCGCTATCCGATTATCGTGGTCATCGCTCTCATTATTGCCTTTGTTGTGCTGATTATGCTGGTGGTTCCCAAATTTGCTTCCATGTTTACCCAATTGGGGGCACAATTGCCGTTGCCTACCCGCATGCTGATTGCCTTAAGTCAGATTCTTCAGCACGATATCCACTTTATTGTGTTAGGCATTGGAATCATCGTGTTTGGTTTCAAAAAATACATCAAAACCGAAAAGGGCCGTTTTTGGTGGGATGCGGTAAAATTAAAAATCCCTATTTTCGGCGATTTGATGATGAAGAATGCCCTGTCGCGGTTCAGTAAGATGTTTGAAACCCTCAACAGAAGCGGACTTCCCATTTTGCAGACCCTGGACATTCTGAGCGAAACGGTTGGAAATGAGAAAATCGGGCAGGAAATTCAAAAAATCAGTTTGGGGGTTCAGCGGGGCGAAGGCATTGCCCGGCCGATGAAACGAAGCAAAATATTTCCCACAATGGTTGTGCGGATGATCGCTATCGGCGAACAAACCGGGTCCATCGAAGATATGCTGACCACCATTTCCAATCACTATGATCTGGAAGTGGATTATGCGATTAAAAATATGACAGACATGATCGAGCCGCTTCTTACGATTACACTGGGCGCATTCATTTTGTTTCTGGCTCTGTCGATTTTTCTGCCCATGTGGAACATCATGAGCCTGATTCACTGA
- a CDS encoding sigma-54-dependent Fis family transcriptional regulator, which translates to MRPTILVIDDEEDFLGNVREILERWGYEVDTAVTGYEGLQRISLYRYDLVLLDIIMPLINGLETLKRLKKIDRELPVIVLTGDGRIDTAVQAMKDGAYDYLTKPIEWDKLKVIVKNALTIRTLTKEVSRLKNQLRTKYGYQNIIGHSAPMIEIYKALDRIIDSDVTVVIQGESGTGKELLARAIHFNGPRRDKPFIAVNCAAIPESLLESELFGHERGSFTGAIAKRIGKFEQAHKGTIFLDEIGEMSKATQSKILRVLQEKRFERVGGTQSVSVNVRVISATNKNLEEEVKNGNFREDLFYRISVYPITLPPLRERKDDIPELVAYFLEKFNKKLRRKVKSISDRALEYLINYHWPGNVRELENVMERSILNCTGNTLMPEHLPITLVAYDNRSFGDSMRVDFHRAIALARDIPSWEEVEREICRLALKLSNANISVAASRLGIGRTTLYRKLKKYNLQFR; encoded by the coding sequence ATACGACCCACAATTCTGGTAATTGATGACGAAGAAGATTTCCTTGGAAATGTGCGTGAGATATTGGAGCGATGGGGATACGAAGTGGATACGGCTGTTACCGGCTATGAAGGCCTCCAGCGCATCAGTTTGTATCGCTATGATCTGGTTCTTTTGGATATCATTATGCCTCTTATCAATGGACTGGAAACCCTGAAACGGTTGAAAAAAATTGACCGGGAATTGCCGGTTATTGTTCTGACCGGAGACGGTCGTATCGATACGGCGGTACAGGCCATGAAGGATGGCGCCTACGATTATCTGACGAAACCCATTGAGTGGGATAAATTAAAGGTGATCGTTAAGAATGCCCTGACGATTCGAACGCTCACGAAAGAGGTGTCGCGGCTTAAAAACCAGCTGCGCACAAAATATGGGTATCAGAATATTATTGGTCACAGTGCCCCAATGATCGAAATTTACAAGGCCCTCGATCGAATCATCGATTCGGATGTCACGGTGGTAATTCAGGGCGAAAGCGGAACAGGCAAAGAATTGCTGGCCCGGGCGATTCATTTTAACGGGCCCCGCAGAGACAAACCCTTTATTGCGGTAAACTGTGCGGCCATTCCGGAATCCCTTCTGGAAAGTGAGCTGTTTGGGCATGAAAGAGGGTCTTTTACGGGAGCGATTGCCAAACGAATTGGAAAATTTGAGCAGGCTCACAAGGGGACGATTTTTTTGGATGAAATCGGAGAGATGAGCAAGGCTACGCAATCAAAAATCCTTCGGGTTTTGCAGGAAAAACGGTTTGAGCGCGTGGGGGGAACGCAATCGGTTTCTGTCAATGTGCGGGTTATTTCGGCCACCAATAAAAATCTTGAAGAAGAGGTAAAGAACGGAAATTTCAGAGAAGACCTGTTCTACCGAATCAGTGTGTATCCGATTACCCTGCCTCCGCTTCGGGAACGCAAAGATGACATTCCCGAATTGGTGGCCTATTTTCTGGAAAAATTCAATAAAAAACTTCGGCGAAAAGTGAAATCTATTTCTGACCGGGCTCTGGAATATCTCATAAATTACCATTGGCCGGGGAATGTTCGGGAATTGGAAAATGTGATGGAACGATCCATTTTGAACTGTACCGGGAACACCCTGATGCCCGAACATCTGCCCATTACATTGGTTGCTTACGACAACCGTTCCTTCGGAGACTCGATGCGGGTGGATTTTCATCGGGCGATTGCCCTGGCCCGGGATATTCCCTCCTGGGAAGAGGTGGAACGGGAAATCTGCCGGCTGGCGCTAAAATTGTCCAATGCCAATATTTCCGTGGCCGCATCCCGTCTGGGAATTGGCCGAACCACGCTTTATCGGAAACTCAAAAAATATAACCTGCAGTTTCGTTAG
- the cpaF gene encoding Flp pilus assembly complex ATPase component, producing MARKHMLLGDFLLEQGLISEEQLKKALKYQKDTGKLLGRSLIELGFVSEKDVIKALGEQMGVPYISLKNYKIDPSILKLIPEDFARAKKVIPLFEIEDKLTVGMVNPLDVVTLDALARMTKKQIEPVVCHEKDIEEAIGYYYSGKDSLKKAASDFTNLDFEEEDSINEIRLRQQAEETPVVKLVNLILNQAVKDGVSDIHIEPRQKSLSVRYRIDGVLQEVFSPPKEMQLAIASRVKILSSLNIAERRLPQDGRLRTQIDGKPIDFRISTFPTMYGENIVIRVLDQQKMSFRLDDLGMNPVVKEKFLESLHHPHGIILVTGPTGSGKSTTLYASLHELDTPEKNIMTLEDPVEYYIDTIRQAPVNPKIGLTFANGLRSILRQDPDVIMVGEIRDRDTAEIAIQAALTGHLVLSTLHTNNAAGAITRLLDMEIPPYLIASSVICVLAQRLVRKICPACRVPYQPEKGLYANLSLVMEQNPEEVQFYKGNGCQKCKNTGYQGRIGVYELLPFDNFIREMILHRVTTNEIETYAVQNGMQTLFQDSINKAVEGLTTLEEVFRMTHIE from the coding sequence ATGGCAAGAAAGCATATGCTTTTGGGAGATTTTCTGTTAGAGCAGGGCCTGATCTCTGAAGAGCAATTGAAAAAGGCACTCAAGTACCAAAAAGATACCGGGAAGCTTCTGGGGAGAAGTCTCATCGAATTGGGGTTTGTGAGCGAAAAGGACGTGATTAAAGCCCTTGGCGAACAAATGGGCGTGCCGTATATTTCTTTGAAAAACTATAAAATTGACCCTTCTATTCTGAAACTCATTCCGGAAGATTTTGCCCGGGCCAAAAAGGTGATTCCTCTTTTTGAAATTGAGGATAAATTGACCGTGGGGATGGTCAACCCCCTGGATGTGGTGACCCTTGACGCTCTTGCCCGAATGACCAAAAAGCAGATTGAGCCGGTTGTCTGTCATGAAAAGGATATTGAAGAGGCGATTGGCTATTATTATTCGGGGAAAGATTCTCTTAAAAAGGCGGCGAGCGATTTTACCAATCTGGACTTTGAGGAAGAGGACTCCATTAATGAAATCCGGCTGCGTCAGCAGGCCGAAGAAACGCCCGTTGTAAAATTGGTGAATCTGATCTTGAATCAGGCCGTGAAAGACGGCGTAAGCGATATTCACATCGAACCCCGGCAAAAATCCCTTTCCGTACGGTACCGAATTGACGGCGTACTTCAGGAGGTTTTTTCTCCCCCCAAAGAGATGCAGCTTGCCATCGCGTCGCGCGTCAAGATCTTGTCCTCGCTTAATATTGCCGAACGCCGGCTGCCTCAGGACGGGCGCCTGCGCACACAAATTGACGGGAAACCGATCGATTTCCGTATTTCCACGTTCCCCACCATGTACGGTGAAAATATAGTCATCCGCGTTCTGGATCAACAAAAAATGAGTTTCAGGCTGGATGATCTGGGAATGAATCCGGTGGTAAAGGAGAAATTCCTGGAAAGTCTCCATCACCCGCACGGAATTATATTGGTTACGGGTCCTACGGGAAGCGGTAAATCAACCACACTTTATGCGTCGCTTCACGAACTGGACACGCCGGAAAAGAATATTATGACGCTGGAAGACCCCGTGGAATATTACATCGACACCATCCGTCAGGCGCCGGTCAATCCGAAAATCGGATTGACATTTGCCAACGGGCTGCGTTCCATTTTGCGCCAGGATCCCGATGTGATCATGGTCGGTGAAATTCGGGACCGGGATACCGCCGAAATTGCCATTCAAGCTGCACTAACCGGGCACCTGGTTTTAAGCACGCTTCATACCAACAATGCGGCCGGAGCGATTACCCGGTTGTTGGACATGGAAATCCCTCCCTATTTGATCGCGTCATCGGTTATTTGTGTGCTGGCACAGCGGCTCGTCCGGAAAATTTGTCCCGCCTGCCGGGTTCCCTATCAACCGGAAAAAGGACTTTACGCCAATCTGTCATTGGTTATGGAGCAAAATCCCGAGGAGGTCCAGTTTTATAAAGGGAATGGATGCCAAAAGTGCAAAAACACGGGTTACCAGGGGCGGATAGGCGTATACGAATTGCTGCCATTTGATAATTTTATTCGGGAAATGATTTTGCACCGGGTAACGACCAATGAAATCGAAACGTACGCCGTACAAAACGGCATGCAAACCCTGTTTCAGGACAGCATTAATAAGGCCGTGGAAGGCCTGACAACCCTCGAAGAGGTTTTTCGGATGACTCATATTGAATAG
- a CDS encoding response regulator — MAKKRILVVEDMPESLMILRIRLEAYGYEVIPATDGEEGLKKARELRPDLILLDVMLPKMDGFTVCRLLKFDEEYEDIPIIMLTARGQTKDKDIGKTVGADMYFIKPYDHTKLVAAIEQLTNGVHLSPDLKKIIHPE; from the coding sequence ATGGCTAAAAAGAGAATCTTGGTTGTAGAGGATATGCCGGAATCGCTCATGATTTTGCGAATTCGGCTTGAGGCCTATGGTTACGAGGTCATACCGGCTACCGATGGTGAAGAAGGTCTTAAAAAGGCGCGCGAGCTCCGTCCGGATTTGATTCTTCTGGATGTGATGCTTCCAAAAATGGACGGGTTTACCGTGTGCCGGCTCCTGAAATTTGATGAGGAATACGAGGACATCCCCATCATTATGTTAACGGCGCGGGGACAGACCAAAGATAAGGATATCGGCAAGACTGTGGGTGCGGATATGTATTTCATCAAACCTTATGATCACACGAAGCTGGTGGCCGCAATCGAACAGTTAACCAACGGGGTCCATCTATCACCCGATCTGAAAAAAATAATTCATCCGGAGTAA
- the gspE gene encoding type II secretion system ATPase GspE translates to MLPKNERRLGEILVDSGVITQEQLEQALVVQKRNGQRIGSILVHLGFISTQNYLEALANQLDVPYVELSDYEIDAEALKLVPGVLAQKYHVIPLFRIKNALTLAMVDPQDIEAIDEIRRISHLEIEPAIASESDIMAALEHHYGVVLEMSDTLDEVIQSIEAEAGSDLPEEPEENLRQLAEDAPVVKLVNMILAQAIKDRASDIHIEPEEESIRVRYRVDGILQEVFAPPKSLQAAIISRIKILSEMDIAETRIPQDGRFRVHIQGNDVDVRVSTLPTAYGENVVMRILDKNNVLLKLDDLGFSDDNLGIVREMLSNSYGIILVTGPTGSGKTTSLYAFLNTINSVDKNIITLEDPIEYRLKMIRQSQINPKVGMTFASGLRSILRQDPDIIMVGEIRDPETAQIAIESALTGHLVLSTLHTNDAPGALTRLSEMGVEPFLLSSAIIGVIAQRLVRRVCPKCREAYSPTPLALKRIGINPERKAIQFYKGKGCPVCKHSGYKGRIGIYEILKVDDKIRELILSGATSDDIRKEAIRRGMKTLKHDGLLKALKGMTTVEEVMRVINIS, encoded by the coding sequence ATGCTTCCAAAAAATGAAAGAAGACTGGGTGAAATACTTGTCGATTCAGGAGTCATTACTCAAGAGCAGCTTGAGCAAGCGCTGGTTGTGCAGAAAAGAAATGGCCAGAGGATTGGAAGTATTTTGGTTCATCTGGGGTTTATTTCCACTCAGAATTATCTTGAGGCGCTTGCCAATCAGTTAGATGTCCCCTACGTTGAATTGTCGGATTATGAGATAGACGCGGAAGCCCTCAAATTAGTCCCCGGTGTACTGGCTCAAAAATACCATGTTATTCCCCTTTTCCGAATAAAGAACGCCCTGACATTGGCGATGGTCGACCCTCAGGACATTGAGGCCATCGATGAAATCCGCCGGATTTCTCATCTTGAAATAGAACCGGCCATTGCATCCGAGTCGGACATTATGGCAGCCCTGGAGCATCATTACGGCGTGGTTCTTGAAATGTCCGATACGCTGGACGAGGTTATCCAGAGCATTGAAGCGGAAGCGGGCAGCGATCTTCCTGAAGAACCGGAAGAAAATTTACGGCAGCTGGCCGAAGATGCCCCCGTGGTAAAACTGGTCAATATGATTTTGGCCCAGGCCATTAAGGATCGGGCGTCTGATATTCACATTGAACCGGAAGAGGAAAGCATTCGCGTCCGTTACCGGGTTGACGGAATTTTACAGGAGGTGTTTGCTCCGCCCAAAAGCTTGCAGGCAGCCATTATTTCCCGGATAAAAATTCTCTCTGAAATGGATATTGCCGAAACGCGAATCCCGCAGGACGGCCGTTTTCGGGTTCACATTCAGGGAAATGACGTGGATGTTCGCGTCTCCACACTCCCCACGGCTTACGGCGAAAATGTGGTGATGAGAATTCTGGACAAGAACAATGTCCTGTTAAAATTGGACGATTTGGGTTTTTCCGATGACAATCTGGGAATTGTCCGGGAAATGCTGTCCAATTCTTACGGGATTATCCTGGTAACCGGGCCTACCGGCAGCGGGAAAACAACCAGCCTGTACGCCTTCTTGAACACCATTAATTCTGTAGATAAAAATATCATTACCCTGGAAGATCCCATCGAATACCGCCTGAAAATGATTCGTCAATCTCAAATCAATCCGAAAGTGGGAATGACATTTGCCTCAGGCTTGCGTTCTATTCTGCGCCAGGACCCCGATATCATTATGGTGGGTGAAATACGGGACCCGGAAACGGCACAGATCGCCATTGAATCGGCCCTGACGGGGCATCTTGTGCTTTCAACTCTTCATACGAATGACGCACCGGGCGCGCTCACGCGATTGTCGGAAATGGGAGTGGAGCCGTTTTTGCTGTCGTCCGCCATTATCGGTGTCATTGCCCAGCGGCTGGTTCGGCGCGTGTGTCCCAAATGCCGGGAAGCCTACTCACCCACGCCTCTGGCTCTCAAGCGAATCGGAATCAATCCGGAACGGAAGGCCATCCAGTTTTATAAGGGAAAAGGTTGCCCGGTGTGCAAACATTCGGGGTATAAAGGACGGATTGGTATTTATGAAATTTTAAAAGTTGACGATAAAATAAGAGAGCTTATTCTGTCCGGCGCCACATCCGATGACATCCGCAAAGAGGCCATTCGCAGGGGAATGAAAACACTGAAGCACGACGGTCTGTTAAAGGCCCTGAAGGGGATGACGACCGTGGAAGAGGTCATGCGTGTAATCAATATTTCGTAG